In Streptomyces sp. DG2A-72, one genomic interval encodes:
- a CDS encoding FGGY family carbohydrate kinase, whose amino-acid sequence MTGPVLAVDQGTSGTKALVICPERGVIGTGFAAVRPRHLPGGLVEVAPGELYASVVEAAGRALAEAREPVTALGLANQGETVLAWDPDTGRPLTDALVWQDRRAESVCAELADHNEELRELTGLPLDPYFAAPKMAWIRRHLTAEGVVTTSDAWLVHRLTGAYVTDAATAGRTQLLDLDRTSWSPRALDLYGLSDERLPEVVDVAGPVGTTTAFGQSMPLTGLVVDQQAALLAQRITEPGGAKCTYGTGAFLLAHTGDTPRRGTSGLVSCVAWRLGGHTSYCLDGQVYTAASAVRWLADLGVIKGAADLDPVGGSAPDSGGVTFVPALAGLAAPWWRGDLRGSLTGLGLDTTAGHLVRALCEGIAAQVTELAEAAALDLGESLSVLRVDGGLTRSTLLMQTQADLLQRPVEVSALPDATALGVGALARLGAEPGLTVAEALPDWKPSAVYEPRIGADEAAARLSGFRREVAALLDRAPT is encoded by the coding sequence ATGACAGGTCCGGTGCTCGCCGTCGACCAGGGCACCTCCGGCACCAAGGCCCTGGTGATCTGCCCCGAACGCGGCGTCATCGGCACCGGCTTCGCCGCCGTACGGCCCCGCCATCTGCCCGGCGGGCTGGTCGAGGTCGCCCCCGGCGAGCTGTACGCCTCCGTCGTCGAGGCCGCGGGCCGCGCCCTGGCCGAGGCACGGGAGCCGGTCACCGCGCTGGGCCTGGCCAATCAGGGCGAGACCGTTCTCGCCTGGGACCCGGACACCGGCCGCCCGCTGACCGACGCGCTGGTCTGGCAGGACCGCCGCGCCGAGAGCGTGTGCGCCGAACTCGCCGACCACAACGAGGAGTTGCGGGAGCTGACCGGGCTGCCGCTCGACCCGTACTTCGCCGCGCCCAAGATGGCGTGGATACGACGGCACCTGACCGCCGAGGGAGTCGTCACCACCTCCGACGCCTGGCTGGTGCACCGGCTCACCGGCGCGTACGTCACCGACGCGGCCACCGCGGGCCGCACCCAACTGCTCGACCTCGACCGCACATCCTGGTCACCGCGCGCCCTCGACCTCTACGGGCTGTCGGACGAACGGCTCCCCGAAGTCGTCGACGTCGCCGGACCGGTGGGCACGACCACCGCCTTCGGCCAGTCCATGCCGCTCACCGGCCTCGTCGTCGACCAGCAGGCCGCCCTGCTCGCCCAGCGCATCACCGAACCCGGCGGCGCCAAGTGCACCTACGGAACGGGCGCGTTCCTGCTCGCCCACACCGGCGACACACCGCGCCGGGGCACCTCCGGGCTGGTCAGCTGTGTCGCCTGGCGCCTCGGCGGACACACCAGCTACTGCCTCGACGGCCAGGTGTACACGGCCGCGTCCGCCGTACGCTGGCTCGCCGACCTGGGCGTCATCAAGGGCGCCGCGGACCTTGATCCTGTGGGCGGTTCGGCGCCCGACAGCGGTGGCGTCACCTTCGTCCCGGCGCTTGCCGGACTCGCCGCCCCCTGGTGGCGCGGCGACCTGCGCGGCTCGCTCACCGGACTCGGCCTCGACACCACCGCCGGGCACCTGGTGCGCGCCCTGTGCGAGGGCATCGCCGCGCAGGTCACGGAACTCGCCGAGGCCGCCGCGCTCGATCTGGGCGAGTCCCTCTCGGTACTCCGCGTCGACGGCGGCCTGACCCGCTCCACCCTCCTCATGCAGACCCAGGCCGACCTTCTGCAACGCCCCGTCGAGGTGTCCGCGCTGCCGGACGCGACCGCGCTCGGCGTGGGCGCGCTGGCCAGGCTGGGCGCCGAGCCTGGCCTGACGGTCGCCGAGGCGCTGCCCGACTGGAAACCGTCGGCCGTGTACGAGCCACGCATCGGCGCGGACGAGGCCGCCGCCCGCCTCTCCGGGTTCCGCCGCGAAGTCGCGGCACTGCTCGACAGGGCGCCGACGTGA
- a CDS encoding FAD-dependent oxidoreductase, giving the protein MTGPLPSVTYDIAIVGAGVVGCAIARALARHPHLRIALVEARDDVGDATSKANTAILHTGFDAAPGSLEARLVREGSRQLAAYAAESGIPVETTGALLVAWDQEQLAALPRLVEKAERNDYHDTRILGPTDLYEREPHLGPGALGALHVPGESIICPWTTTLAYATQAVRHGVDLHLNCRVENVSRQDDTHVLGTDRGTLRTRLLVNAAGLHADTLDRRLGHDDFTVTPRRGQLIVFDKFARGLVNHILLPVPTALGKGVLVAPTIYGNVLLGPTAEDLDDKRATHSTADGLQLLRDNGRRILPELLDEEVTAVYAGLRAATEHDDYRIRAHPERSYVTVGGIRSTGLTASLAIAAHVTALLTDIGLDPGPIRELEPVRMPNLGEAFPRPHQRPELIAADPEYGTLVCHCERVSRGEIRDALASTIPPRSLDGLRRRTRARAGRCQGFYCGEAVRALFEGAGA; this is encoded by the coding sequence ATGACCGGGCCGCTGCCTTCAGTGACGTACGACATCGCGATCGTCGGTGCCGGCGTGGTCGGCTGTGCCATCGCCCGCGCACTCGCCCGTCACCCGCACCTCCGCATCGCCCTCGTAGAAGCGCGGGACGACGTCGGCGACGCCACCTCGAAGGCCAACACCGCGATCCTGCACACCGGGTTCGACGCGGCGCCCGGCTCCCTCGAAGCCCGGCTGGTGCGCGAGGGCTCCCGTCAACTCGCCGCGTACGCGGCCGAGTCCGGGATCCCCGTCGAAACGACCGGCGCCCTCCTCGTCGCCTGGGACCAGGAACAGCTCGCCGCGCTGCCCCGACTCGTGGAGAAGGCCGAACGCAACGACTACCACGACACCCGCATCCTTGGCCCGACGGACCTCTACGAACGCGAACCGCACCTCGGCCCCGGCGCGCTCGGTGCGCTGCACGTGCCCGGCGAGAGCATCATCTGTCCCTGGACGACGACACTCGCCTACGCCACCCAGGCCGTCCGGCACGGAGTGGACCTGCACCTCAACTGCCGTGTGGAGAACGTGAGTCGGCAGGACGACACGCACGTCCTCGGCACCGACCGGGGCACACTGCGCACCCGCCTGCTGGTCAACGCGGCCGGACTGCACGCCGACACACTCGACCGGCGGCTCGGCCACGACGACTTCACCGTCACCCCGCGCCGCGGCCAGCTCATCGTCTTCGACAAGTTCGCCCGCGGCCTGGTCAACCACATCCTGCTGCCCGTCCCCACAGCGCTCGGCAAGGGCGTGCTGGTCGCCCCCACCATCTACGGCAACGTGCTCCTCGGCCCCACCGCCGAGGACCTGGACGACAAGCGGGCCACGCACTCCACCGCGGACGGGCTTCAGCTGCTGCGCGACAACGGCCGCCGCATCCTGCCCGAACTGCTCGACGAGGAGGTCACCGCCGTCTACGCCGGGCTGCGCGCCGCCACCGAGCACGACGACTACCGCATCCGCGCCCACCCAGAGCGGTCCTACGTCACGGTCGGCGGCATCCGCTCCACCGGCCTCACCGCCTCGCTCGCCATCGCCGCTCATGTCACCGCTCTGCTCACCGACATCGGCCTCGACCCGGGCCCGATACGGGAGTTGGAGCCGGTGCGCATGCCGAACCTCGGCGAGGCCTTCCCCCGCCCGCACCAGCGGCCCGAACTCATCGCCGCCGACCCGGAGTACGGCACCCTCGTCTGCCACTGCGAGCGAGTCTCCCGCGGCGAGATCCGCGACGCCCTCGCCAGTACGATCCCGCCCCGCAGCCTCGACGGACTGCGCCGCCGGACCCGGGCCAGGGCGGGCCGCTGCCAGGGCTTCTACTGCGGTGAGGCCGTACGGGCGCTGTTCGAGGGAGCCGGCGCATGA
- a CDS encoding NAD(P)/FAD-dependent oxidoreductase — protein MTPERRIDVLVVGAGPAGLAAAARLATAGVGHVEVLEREQQAGGVPRHCAHGGFGTMLRPLTGPAYAHLLTDAATRAGAVVRTGVTGLDWTGPLTLTAVGPQGSETITARAIVLATGARERPRSARLVPGTRPAGVCTTGELQQAVHLYRQRIGTRAVVVGAEDVSYAAADTVRAAGADVVAMVTELPRAQTAPARAQHSRLRHGIPLLTGTTVTELLGHGRLAGVRIRHRDGRTAVLPCDTVVFTGDFVPDHELARRGGVPLDPGTRGPAVDGALRTLRPGVFAVGSVLHAVESAGMAAREGAHAAGAVRSWLAGEEWPEGVPLVVAPPLRWIAPNRVTPADRLPYVLRATVLLTRPTLHVTQDERILHRAVLLNRRLTLTARWTHRIDPKGGPVRVRVQ, from the coding sequence ATGACGCCCGAGCGCCGGATCGACGTCCTGGTCGTCGGCGCGGGCCCCGCCGGACTCGCGGCAGCCGCCCGTCTCGCCACCGCCGGCGTCGGCCACGTCGAGGTGCTGGAGCGCGAGCAGCAGGCGGGAGGCGTGCCCCGGCACTGCGCGCACGGCGGCTTCGGCACGATGCTGCGTCCGCTGACGGGACCGGCGTACGCCCATCTGCTCACCGACGCGGCGACCAGAGCCGGAGCCGTCGTACGAACCGGCGTGACCGGCCTCGACTGGACCGGCCCGCTCACGCTCACCGCGGTCGGCCCGCAGGGCTCGGAGACGATCACCGCGCGGGCGATCGTGCTGGCCACCGGCGCCCGCGAACGCCCGCGCAGCGCACGTCTGGTGCCCGGCACGCGGCCCGCCGGCGTCTGCACGACCGGCGAACTCCAGCAGGCCGTCCACCTGTACCGGCAGCGGATCGGCACCCGAGCTGTCGTGGTCGGCGCGGAGGACGTCTCGTACGCCGCCGCCGACACCGTACGGGCCGCGGGAGCCGACGTCGTTGCCATGGTCACGGAACTCCCGCGCGCCCAGACGGCACCCGCCCGCGCCCAGCACAGCCGGCTCCGCCACGGCATCCCGCTCCTCACCGGCACCACGGTCACCGAACTCCTCGGCCACGGGCGCCTGGCAGGCGTCCGGATACGCCACCGCGACGGCCGTACGGCCGTGCTGCCCTGCGACACGGTCGTGTTCACCGGCGACTTCGTGCCTGACCACGAACTCGCCCGGCGCGGCGGAGTGCCGCTCGATCCCGGCACGCGCGGGCCCGCCGTCGACGGGGCGCTGCGCACGCTACGCCCGGGTGTGTTCGCCGTGGGCAGTGTGCTGCACGCCGTGGAGAGCGCGGGTATGGCGGCCCGCGAGGGTGCGCATGCGGCCGGTGCCGTCCGGTCGTGGCTTGCGGGCGAGGAGTGGCCCGAAGGCGTCCCCCTGGTGGTCGCCCCGCCCCTGCGCTGGATCGCCCCGAACCGCGTCACCCCGGCAGACCGCCTCCCGTACGTCCTGCGCGCGACGGTCCTGCTCACCCGCCCGACCCTGCACGTCACGCAGGACGAACGGATCCTGCACCGAGCGGTCCTCCTGAACCGCCGGCTGACCCTCACCGCACGCTGGACACACCGGATCGACCCGAAGGGCGGCCCGGTGCGCGTCAGAGTTCAGTGA
- a CDS encoding lysylphosphatidylglycerol synthase transmembrane domain-containing protein, whose product MVVRLPRGLKRLPYRQILMLVPLALVLWVAVRHWSVLVEGFGHLRHAEWPWLLAAGAATCGTWVAASAARQGALVERLPVRRLLATQFAAGAANHLLPTGLGASAVNLRFMAVCGVPLARSSAAVALYLLAESIARVGMLAALLIAFPHALQLGSLLPDGAVGPLLLGIGVVAAVALLVLLLVRKLRTIVFTFLRTALGEARAVHTRPWRAVALWGGSLAFPALQAAGLVAVGLALGLPVPPAYMVVAYLAATVAVALIPTPGGIGSVEAALIVALVAAGGPVAVATAVVLAYRIITVWVPILPGALTLGALVRMKVI is encoded by the coding sequence ATGGTCGTGCGTCTTCCCCGAGGCCTCAAGCGCCTCCCGTACCGGCAGATACTGATGCTGGTCCCGCTCGCGCTCGTGCTGTGGGTCGCCGTGCGCCACTGGTCCGTGCTCGTCGAGGGCTTCGGACATCTGCGCCATGCCGAGTGGCCGTGGCTGCTGGCCGCCGGCGCGGCCACCTGCGGCACCTGGGTCGCCGCGTCCGCCGCCCGGCAGGGCGCGCTCGTCGAGCGGCTGCCGGTACGGCGGCTGCTGGCCACGCAGTTCGCGGCGGGCGCCGCCAACCACCTGCTGCCGACCGGTCTCGGGGCCAGCGCAGTCAATCTGCGGTTCATGGCGGTGTGCGGGGTTCCGCTGGCCCGCTCATCGGCCGCGGTCGCCCTCTATCTGCTGGCGGAGTCGATCGCCCGTGTGGGCATGCTGGCGGCCCTGCTGATCGCCTTCCCGCACGCGCTGCAGCTCGGCTCGCTCCTGCCGGACGGCGCGGTGGGCCCGCTGCTGCTCGGCATCGGCGTGGTGGCCGCCGTCGCGCTGCTGGTCCTGCTGCTCGTACGGAAGCTGCGCACCATCGTCTTCACCTTCCTGCGGACCGCGCTGGGCGAGGCGAGGGCCGTGCACACCCGGCCCTGGCGCGCGGTGGCCCTGTGGGGCGGCTCGTTGGCCTTCCCGGCCCTGCAGGCGGCCGGACTGGTCGCGGTGGGGCTGGCGTTGGGGCTGCCGGTGCCGCCCGCGTACATGGTGGTCGCGTATCTGGCGGCGACCGTCGCGGTCGCGCTGATACCGACACCCGGCGGCATCGGTTCCGTCGAGGCCGCCCTGATCGTCGCCCTGGTCGCAGCGGGCGGACCGGTCGCCGTGGCCACGGCCGTGGTGCTCGCCTACCGGATCATCACCGTCTGGGTGCCCATCCTGCCGGGGGCGTTGACGCTGGGCGCGCTGGTGCGGATGAAGGTCATCTGA
- a CDS encoding serine/threonine-protein kinase, which produces MENLRPGDPAKVGEYRLLRRLGAGGMGQVFLGRSQRGRTVAVKLVHAQLAYDAEFRSRFRAEVAAARRVGGEWTAPVLDADTEADTPWVATGYVAGPTLHQAVTEISGPLPERSVWHLASGLARALQSIHGCGLVHRDLKPSNVMLTVNGPRVIDFGVARAADASVLTRTGAMVGSPGYMSPEQILGSEITGLSDVFSLGLVLVFAATGRQAFGGPDSGAHALMLRATEDDPDLEGMPEPLAELVGRCLAKQPEDRITLPEIVATAEAATADAHSDAWLPGDLIAELGRHASSLLDLEEPPPTQVDNPAAGRGGDSVHALPTMQGGRVPSPPPGTPTPAPMPPVPTPTSTPMPPMPTPRMTVTTPPMPPLPGGFQPGGRRKRRVGPVLLTVAAVAVLAVVLAEALPGERNENSANSGASGAGSSAESPKASPADYKGKWTGNVREGDGDLYSIKVNYTGGKLSDQVATVEYPSLACSGRWILTMDTGNSVQVREEITEESSPLNCVDEVDIILTPLDDGTLRYKVTSVEDTGTLQRSK; this is translated from the coding sequence ATGGAGAACTTGCGGCCGGGCGATCCCGCGAAGGTCGGGGAGTACCGGTTGCTCCGACGGCTCGGGGCCGGGGGCATGGGGCAGGTGTTCCTCGGCCGGTCGCAGCGGGGGCGCACGGTCGCCGTGAAGCTGGTCCATGCGCAGTTGGCGTACGACGCGGAGTTCCGCAGCCGGTTTCGCGCGGAGGTGGCCGCAGCACGGCGGGTGGGCGGGGAGTGGACGGCTCCGGTCCTGGACGCCGACACCGAGGCGGACACCCCCTGGGTCGCCACCGGGTATGTCGCCGGCCCCACGTTGCACCAGGCGGTGACCGAGATCAGCGGGCCGCTGCCGGAGCGGTCGGTGTGGCACCTGGCCTCCGGTCTGGCGCGTGCGCTGCAGAGCATCCACGGCTGCGGACTGGTGCACCGGGACCTCAAGCCGTCGAACGTCATGCTGACGGTCAACGGTCCCCGGGTGATCGACTTCGGTGTCGCCCGTGCGGCGGACGCCAGCGTGCTGACCCGTACCGGTGCGATGGTCGGCTCTCCCGGGTACATGTCGCCCGAGCAGATCCTGGGCAGCGAGATCACCGGGCTGAGCGACGTGTTCAGCCTCGGCCTGGTGCTGGTGTTCGCCGCTACGGGCCGACAGGCATTCGGTGGCCCGGACAGCGGCGCCCACGCGCTCATGCTGCGGGCCACCGAGGACGACCCGGACCTGGAGGGGATGCCCGAGCCGCTGGCCGAGTTGGTGGGACGGTGCCTCGCCAAGCAGCCCGAGGACCGGATTACGCTGCCCGAGATCGTGGCGACGGCAGAGGCGGCGACGGCGGATGCCCACTCGGACGCGTGGCTTCCGGGCGACCTGATCGCGGAGCTCGGCCGGCACGCCTCCAGCCTCCTCGACCTCGAGGAGCCGCCGCCGACCCAGGTCGACAACCCGGCCGCGGGCCGGGGCGGGGACAGCGTGCACGCCCTGCCGACCATGCAGGGCGGACGCGTCCCGTCTCCGCCGCCGGGCACTCCGACGCCGGCACCGATGCCCCCGGTACCCACGCCGACCTCGACACCCATGCCGCCGATGCCGACACCACGGATGACGGTGACCACACCGCCGATGCCGCCGCTGCCGGGCGGCTTCCAGCCGGGCGGCCGTCGCAAGAGGCGGGTCGGCCCCGTGCTGCTCACTGTGGCCGCCGTCGCCGTACTCGCCGTCGTCCTGGCCGAGGCACTTCCCGGCGAACGGAACGAGAACTCGGCCAACTCGGGGGCGTCCGGGGCAGGTTCCTCCGCGGAGTCCCCGAAGGCGTCCCCAGCCGACTACAAGGGCAAGTGGACCGGGAACGTGCGCGAGGGGGACGGCGATCTCTACTCGATCAAGGTGAACTACACGGGCGGGAAGCTCAGCGATCAGGTGGCCACCGTCGAATACCCCTCGCTGGCGTGCAGCGGCCGATGGATCCTCACCATGGACACCGGGAATTCGGTACAGGTCCGAGAGGAAATCACCGAGGAGAGCAGCCCGTTGAACTGCGTCGACGAGGTCGACATCATCCTGACCCCCTTGGACGACGGCACCCTGCGCTACAAGGTGACGAGTGTGGAGGACACTGGAACGCTGCAGCGCAGCAAGTGA
- the panD gene encoding aspartate 1-decarboxylase, which produces MLRTLFKSKIHRATVTQADLHYVGSVTIDADLLDAADLLPGELVHIVDITNGARLETYVIEGERGSGVVGINGAAAHLVHPGDLVIIISYAQVSDAEARALRPRVVHVDRDNRIVALGADPSAPVPGSDQERSPQAVRA; this is translated from the coding sequence ATGCTGCGTACTCTGTTCAAGTCCAAGATCCACCGGGCCACCGTCACCCAGGCCGACCTGCACTACGTGGGATCGGTGACCATCGACGCCGATCTGCTCGACGCCGCCGACCTGTTGCCCGGCGAGCTGGTCCACATCGTCGACATCACCAACGGCGCCCGGCTGGAGACATACGTCATCGAGGGGGAGCGCGGCTCCGGAGTCGTCGGCATCAACGGGGCCGCCGCTCATCTCGTGCACCCGGGCGACCTGGTGATCATCATCAGTTACGCTCAGGTCTCCGACGCCGAGGCGCGGGCGCTGCGGCCGCGGGTCGTGCATGTGGACCGCGACAACAGGATCGTGGCCCTGGGCGCCGATCCGTCCGCACCGGTGCCGGGCTCCGACCAGGAGCGCAGCCCGCAGGCCGTACGGGCCTGA
- a CDS encoding GNAT family N-acetyltransferase, producing MSETEIRDDRAAGRLDALGGDGEVVGHIEYFVLDAPGRALVPVHTIVEPAHEGQGIAGSLARELYAMAKREDIAVAPLCPYVVKWAERHPEEAPAADPDLLRAAMDWLAAHSDRF from the coding sequence ATGAGCGAGACCGAGATCCGCGACGACCGGGCGGCGGGCCGCCTGGACGCCCTCGGCGGCGACGGTGAAGTCGTCGGCCACATCGAGTACTTCGTGCTCGATGCGCCGGGGCGCGCCCTGGTCCCCGTGCACACCATCGTGGAACCGGCCCACGAGGGACAGGGCATCGCGGGCTCCCTGGCGCGCGAGCTGTACGCCATGGCCAAGCGCGAGGACATCGCCGTAGCCCCGCTCTGCCCGTACGTCGTGAAGTGGGCGGAACGCCACCCCGAGGAGGCCCCGGCGGCCGACCCGGACTTGCTGCGGGCGGCGATGGACTGGCTGGCGGCACACTCCGACCGTTTCTGA
- a CDS encoding aspartate/glutamate racemase family protein, translating into MLALLHTSPVHIPVFDALRDSDHPGLELRHFVDESLLDRARAEGPEAVADDVRAALQRAAADGARAVLCTCSTLGGVAESAGAGIGVPVLRGDRPMAAAAVATGPRIVVLGTVESTFGPTVSLIEEEAHRAGHPTDVRTRLVADAWRHFETGDLGGYARLIATTADEVTDADAIVLAQPSMAPARQLTTTSVPVLSSPRPALAAGAEAAGHLDPSVDSGE; encoded by the coding sequence TTGCTCGCACTCCTGCACACCTCACCCGTCCACATCCCCGTCTTCGACGCCCTGCGCGACTCAGACCACCCAGGCCTGGAGCTACGGCACTTCGTCGACGAGTCGCTCCTCGACCGCGCCCGCGCCGAAGGCCCCGAGGCGGTGGCGGACGACGTGCGTGCCGCCCTGCAGCGGGCCGCCGCCGACGGCGCCCGGGCCGTACTGTGCACCTGCTCGACCCTCGGCGGCGTCGCAGAGTCGGCCGGCGCCGGGATCGGGGTACCGGTGCTGCGCGGCGACCGTCCGATGGCGGCCGCCGCGGTGGCCACGGGACCCCGGATCGTCGTCCTCGGCACGGTGGAGAGCACATTCGGGCCCACCGTGTCGCTGATCGAGGAAGAGGCCCACCGCGCAGGGCACCCCACGGACGTACGGACCCGTCTGGTGGCGGACGCCTGGCGGCACTTCGAAACGGGCGACCTGGGCGGATACGCCCGACTGATCGCCACCACGGCCGACGAGGTGACCGACGCCGACGCGATCGTCCTCGCCCAGCCGTCCATGGCTCCGGCCAGGCAGTTGACGACGACCTCGGTCCCGGTCCTGTCCAGCCCCCGCCCGGCCCTCGCGGCCGGGGCGGAGGCGGCGGGCCACCTGGACCCCTCGGTTGACTCCGGCGAGTGA
- the gndA gene encoding NADP-dependent phosphogluconate dehydrogenase: MSGTSAQIGVTGLAVMGRNLARNFARNGYTVAVHNRTSARTHALVEEFGSEGDFVAAETAKEFVAALERPRRLVIMVKAGEPTDAVIQEFAPLLEPGDMIIDGGNAHFADTRRRERDLREQGIHFVGMGVSGGEEGALHGPSIMPGGPKESYDSLGPMLEKISAKAADGAPCVTHVGPDGAGHFVKMVHNGIEYADMQLIGEAYQLLRDVAGYSPAQIAEIFRTWNTGRLDSYLIEITAEVLSHVDAATGEPFVDVVVDQAEQKGTGRWTVQIALDLGVPVSGIAEAVFARSLSGHEALREASRGLAGPKASPLSEAEAGAFADRVEQALYASKIVSYTQGFHQIDAARDEYGWDIDLGAVASIWRGGCIIRAAFLDRIRAAYDVRADLPSLLSDDTFAQEIGAAQDDWREVIIAAARQGVPTPGFSAALAYYDALRAERLPAALTQGQRDFFGAHTYRRVDREGSFHTLWGGDRSEVSA, from the coding sequence ATGTCCGGCACTTCAGCCCAGATCGGCGTCACGGGTCTCGCGGTCATGGGCCGCAACCTCGCCCGCAACTTCGCGCGCAACGGCTACACGGTCGCGGTGCACAACAGGACGTCGGCGCGGACGCACGCCCTGGTCGAGGAGTTCGGGAGTGAGGGCGACTTCGTCGCGGCCGAGACCGCGAAGGAGTTCGTGGCGGCGCTGGAGCGGCCGCGGCGCCTGGTCATCATGGTGAAGGCCGGTGAGCCGACGGACGCGGTGATCCAGGAGTTCGCCCCGCTCCTGGAGCCCGGCGACATGATCATCGACGGCGGTAACGCGCACTTCGCCGACACCCGCCGCCGCGAGCGCGACCTGCGCGAGCAGGGCATCCACTTCGTCGGCATGGGCGTCTCCGGCGGCGAGGAAGGCGCGCTGCACGGACCGAGCATCATGCCGGGCGGGCCGAAGGAGTCGTACGACTCGCTGGGCCCGATGCTCGAGAAGATCTCCGCGAAGGCCGCCGACGGGGCTCCCTGTGTCACGCACGTCGGTCCCGACGGTGCCGGGCACTTCGTGAAGATGGTGCACAACGGCATCGAGTACGCCGACATGCAGCTGATCGGCGAGGCGTATCAACTGCTGCGCGATGTCGCCGGGTACTCGCCCGCGCAGATCGCGGAGATCTTCCGCACCTGGAACACCGGGCGGCTGGACTCGTACCTGATCGAGATCACGGCCGAGGTGCTGTCGCACGTGGACGCGGCGACGGGCGAGCCGTTCGTGGACGTGGTGGTGGACCAGGCGGAGCAGAAGGGCACGGGGCGGTGGACCGTGCAGATCGCGCTCGACCTGGGTGTTCCGGTGTCGGGTATCGCCGAGGCCGTCTTCGCGCGGTCGCTGTCCGGGCACGAGGCACTCCGTGAGGCGTCACGCGGGCTGGCCGGGCCGAAGGCGTCGCCGCTGAGCGAGGCGGAGGCCGGGGCCTTTGCCGACCGGGTGGAGCAGGCCTTGTACGCCTCGAAGATCGTGTCGTACACGCAGGGCTTCCATCAGATCGACGCGGCCCGCGACGAGTACGGCTGGGACATCGACCTCGGTGCCGTCGCCTCCATCTGGCGCGGCGGCTGCATCATCCGCGCGGCGTTCCTGGACCGTATCCGTGCCGCGTACGACGTTCGAGCCGATCTGCCGAGCCTGCTGTCCGACGACACGTTCGCGCAGGAGATCGGCGCGGCTCAGGACGACTGGCGCGAGGTGATCATCGCCGCGGCCCGTCAGGGCGTGCCGACGCCCGGCTTCTCCGCGGCCCTCGCGTACTACGACGCGCTGCGTGCGGAGCGGTTGCCGGCGGCGCTTACGCAGGGGCAGCGGGACTTCTTTGGGGCGCACACGTATCGGCGGGTCGATCGGGAGGGGTCGTTCCACACGTTGTGGGGTGGGGATCGGTCGGAGGTTTCCGCCTAG
- a CDS encoding tyrosine-type recombinase/integrase: MTIRQRCEQVRRRSWPRPGGNAVPPVGCLAKRSAISRHSVRTVHLAPFVVEAIRPYRVPRGNDGATLHSLRDFCASVLIAQGESIKGVQRALGHSKPSTTLNHYVHLWEAAEDTTRDAVTAGMAGIATPPQTALNVPSAIEIAA; the protein is encoded by the coding sequence GTGACCATCCGGCAGCGGTGTGAACAGGTTCGACGCAGGAGCTGGCCGCGTCCCGGAGGCAACGCCGTCCCTCCGGTCGGCTGCTTGGCAAAGCGCTCGGCCATCAGCCGTCACAGCGTCCGTACGGTCCACCTTGCGCCGTTCGTCGTCGAGGCGATCAGGCCGTACCGGGTTCCACGGGGCAACGACGGTGCGACGCTCCACAGCCTCCGTGACTTCTGTGCGAGTGTGCTGATTGCCCAGGGTGAGAGCATCAAGGGTGTTCAGCGTGCACTCGGGCACTCCAAGCCGAGTACAACGCTGAATCACTACGTACATCTGTGGGAAGCGGCGGAAGACACGACTCGGGACGCAGTGACTGCGGGTATGGCCGGTATCGCCACACCTCCGCAGACTGCCCTGAATGTGCCCTCTGCAATAGAGATAGCGGCATAA
- a CDS encoding IS630 family transposase, whose translation MRAFVVFEHEAGFSLTPPTSRTWSKCGRAPVIRVRGGSQRRISLAALACYRPGSRSRLIYRLIRHGDHKRTRRRTFTWTDYRDLLSAAHQQLGAPMVWCGTTFIDTRDWITAVHLPPYAPDLNPVEGVWSYWVGVLLPGLIRHRAGQRRAHVKRRPRRGQRDRQLLLGAGQGLRLSPIEAPDPTKA comes from the coding sequence CTGAGGGCGTTCGTCGTCTTCGAGCACGAGGCAGGGTTCTCGCTTACGCCGCCGACTTCCCGCACCTGGTCCAAGTGTGGCCGCGCCCCCGTTATCCGGGTCCGCGGAGGTTCCCAACGCCGAATCTCTCTGGCCGCTTTGGCCTGCTACCGGCCGGGCAGCCGATCCCGCCTCATCTACCGGCTGATCCGGCACGGCGATCACAAGCGCACCCGTCGGCGCACTTTCACCTGGACCGATTACCGCGACCTGCTGTCCGCTGCCCACCAACAACTCGGCGCCCCGATGGTCTGGTGCGGGACAACCTTCATCGACACCCGCGACTGGATCACCGCCGTCCACCTGCCGCCCTACGCACCCGACCTCAATCCCGTCGAAGGCGTCTGGTCCTACTGGGTCGGAGTCCTTCTTCCCGGACTCATCCGGCACCGTGCCGGTCAGCGCCGTGCTCATGTGAAGCGCCGGCCCCGCCGAGGACAGCGCGATCGACAACTGCTACTGGGAGCGGGCCAAGGACTCCGCCTCTCCCCAATCGAGGCACCGGATCCGACCAAGGCGTGA